ACGTTTTGGCTTTAAGATCGATCCGGGCGTTTCTATCATGCGCCCGCAGGAAAACGGTATAGAACGCAACGGGGGTAAATTTTATTTCAGCTATGGAGTAATGGCAGACTTCTTCCTGGATGAATCAGGCAATTATGCAATCGCTTCCGGTCTGCAGATCAGCCACATGGGGAGTGTATTGATGTACGATGCCGGCAAAGGACTTGATAAATTCAAAACAGCCCCTACTGAATACGACCTTCGTTTACAATATGTGGAAGTGCCTTTTGCCCTGAAACTTAAAACCAACACCAGTTCAGGTATAGGCATCTGGGGCCAGTTCGGTGGTTTTGCCGGTTTCCCTGTAAGAGCAAGGGCCAATGTGATCAGCGGCCTGCAGAAATTTGATAAAGAAAATGTACTACGTGATATCACCCCAATAAATGCCGGCCTGCTTTTAGGCGCTGGTATTGAATATCCGCTCACGGAAACACTCACGGGTATTGTTGGCTTCAACTTCCAGAACGGCTTTGTGGATGCCACAAAGAATGGCAAATGGGACGATGGTAAAGTAAACATCAACAGTTTCATATTACGTTTAGGGGTTTATTTTTAACCGTACCTTTGCAGTGTAAAAATGAACGGATGAATATCTTTTTAGCCCAGCAGAACTACCACATCGGGAATTTTGAAGCGAATACAGCAAAGATCATTACTGCCATTAAAGCGGCAGAGCAGCAGGGGGCAGACCTTGTAGTGTTCTCTGAATTGTGTGTATGTGGTTATCCGCCGAGGGATTTCCTGGAGTTTGAGGATTTCATTGCAAAGAGTTATGCCGCTATAGACGAGATCAAAGCACATACTACCAAAACCGCCGTATTGGTAGGGGCACCACACAGAAACCCAGTGCGGGAAGGAAAAGACCTCTTCAATGCAGCATGGTTCCTTTATGAAGGAGAAGTGAAACAGATCATTCACAAAACTTTACTGCCTACCTACGATGTATTTGATGAACACCGCTATTTTGAACCTGCATATGAATGGAATGTAGTGCCTTTCAAAGGAAAGAGACTGGCGGTTACTGTTTGTGAAGATATCTGGAACCTCGGCAACAACCCATTATACCGTGTTTGCCCTATGGACCGGCTGATGGAACAGTCGCCCGATGTAATGCTGAACCTCTCTGCCTCTCCCTTCGATTATGATCATGATGAAAGCCGGAAAGAGATCATCCGCGAGAATGTGCGCAAGTACCGTTTGCCCATGTACTATTGTAATACTGTGGGTTCGCAGACGGAGATTGTGTTTGACGGAGGATCGCTGATCTTTGACGGGCAGGGTAATATCGTAAAAGAGCTGCCTTATTTTGAAGAAGCGATGGCAGGTGTGGACCTGGATACACTGGCAAAAGCAGACCTGGCCACAGCTGTGCCTTTCCATGGAACTTCAGATATCACCGCACTGGAATTTGATCATAATATCCACCGCATCCATGATGCGATTGTGTTAGGTATAAAGGATTATTTCGGGAAGATGGGCTTCAAACAAGCTATCCTGGGTTCTTCCGGAGGAATAGACAGCGCTGTAACATTAGCCCTGGCAGTCACTGCTTTGGGTAAAGACAATGTAAGGGCTGTTGCTATGCCTTCTCCCTATTCAACAGAACATTCCGTAGATGATGCCGTTGCGCTCTCCAAAAACCTGGAGAACCCTTTTGACATCATCCGCATCAACAATATTTACGAAACCTTCCTGGATACGCTGGACCCCTTCTTCCATGGCCTGCCTTTTAATGTGGCGGAAGAGAATACCCAGTCCCGCATCCGCGGAAACCTGCTGATGGCTTTGTCTAACAAGTTCGGCTATATCCTGTTGAACACTTCCAATAAAAGTGAACTGAGCACAGGTTATGGTACACTGTACGGAGATATGGCAGGAGGCCTTTCCGTACTCGGCGATGTCTACAAGATGCAGGTATATGCCCTCGCAACATACATCAACCGGGATAAGGAGATCATCCCCCATAACATTATTCACAAAGCCCCTTCCGCAGAGCTCAGGCCCAATCAGAAAGATAGCGACAGCCTGCCGGATTATGCGGTGCTGGACAAGATCCTGTACCAGTATATAGAACGCCGCCAGGGACCCCGGGAGATCATTGAACAGGGCTTCGATGCTGCACTGGTGGCCCGTACCCTGAAGATGGTGAATACCAATGAATACAAACGCAACCAATTCTGCCCCATTATCCGCGTGTCTTCCAAAGCCTTTGGTGTAGGGCGCCGTGTACCGATCGTAGGGAAATATTTGAGTTAAAGTTATCTTTGTCCAAATCCAACAGGAAAATACAGATGTTACAGGTACAATTTATTCGTCAAAACAAAGAGCTGGTACTGGAAAGACTGGGTGTGAAGAATTTTAAAGAACCCGGACTGGTAGAAGAGATACTGGCATTAGATGATCAGCGTAAGAAGCTGACGCTGGAATATGATGACACACAGGCGAAAGTAAATTCGGCCTCCAAAGAGATAGGAAAGCTGATGGCATCCGGCGATAAAACTGCAGCGGAAGCACGTAAGCAGGAAGTGGCTGCTTTCAAACAAGCCCTCGGCCCTATCAGCGAATCGCTGGCATCTGTAGAAAAAACATTACAGGATACACTGGTAAAACTGCCTAACCTGCCGGGTGCTAATGTACCTGTGGGTAAAACGCCGGAAGATAATGTGGAAGTACGTGGCGGTGGTCAAAAGCCTGTATTGGCGGAAGGTTCCGTGCCACACTGGGACCTGGCTAAGAAATACGACCTCATAGATTTTGAACTGGGTAATAAGATCACCGGCAGCGGATTTCCTGTATATAAAAACAAAGGCGCCCGTTTGCAACGTGCCCTGATCAGTTATTTCCTCGACTTCAATACCGCAGCAGGCTATATAGAAATGCTGCCGCCTTATATGGTGAATGAAGCCTCTGCTTATGGAACCGGCCAGTTACCCGATAAAGAAGGGCAGATGTATTTTGTAACAGAAGATAACTTCTACCTGATCCCTACGGCGGAAGTACCTGTTACCAATATTTACCGGGATGAGATCCTGAAAGAATCAGACCTGCCGGTAAAGATGACGGCTTATACACCCTGTTTCCGCAGAGAGGCTGGTTCATATGGTAAAGATGTACGCGGTCTGAACCGTTTACACCAGTTTGAAAAAGTAGAGCTGGTACAACTGGTAAAGCCTGATCAATCTTATACCGTACTGGAAGAGATGGTGGTACATGTGGAAAAGCTCATACAATCCCTGGGGCTGCCATACCGTATTTTAAACCTTTGCGGGGGAGATATGGGCTTTACATCTGCACAGACCTATGATTTTGAAGTGTATTCCGCAGCACAGGAAAAATGGCTGGAAGTAAGCTCTGTATCTAACTTTGAAAACTACCAGACCAACCGGATGAAGATCCGTTATAAAGATGAGAACGGGAAGAACCAGCTGTTGCATTCATTGAACGGTAGCTCCCTGGCACTCCCGAGAATTCTGGCCTGTTTATTGGAGAATAATCAAACACCTGAAGGTATTAACATACCGGAAGCGCTACAACGATATTTTGGAAGCGACCGTATAAGCAACGGTTAGATTAAATTTTAAAGCGCATAGGTTTTCTTATGCGCTTTTTATTTTATTTTGTTAACAGGTCCAAAAATGCAAATTATGAAGAAAACACTCGGTCAACTCTTTCTGATTGCAGTGGTGTTATGGGGATGCGCCAAAGGCATCAATCCTAATGATACCGCTAAAGTAGAAGCAGCTTTTTCAAAGTATGAAGATTCAGACGGTAAATCCATCTTCCGCGAGAAATGCGCAAAATGCCACGGTTACAGGATCCCTGAAACAAAAACCGCTAGTCAGTGGCCTGGGATTATGGACAGAATGGCGCGTAAAGCAAAACTCACCGATGATCAAAAATCTGCTGTACTCGCTTTTGTGACCAAACATGCGAAAGCATCCTGAGTTGTAACTAAAATGAATCTGAAAGGCGGCCCCGGGGTCGCCTTTTCTATTATATTTGTAACATGCAGCACTTTCTTCCCAATGGCAAAAAACTGGTGATCCGCGCGCCGGAAGTTTCGGATGCGCAGGCCTGCCTGGACTGCTTCCTGCAATTGACGCAGGAAACAGATTTTTTGCTGTATACCCATGAAGAAGCAAAACGGTTTGACCTTGCTGCAGAAGAAGCTTTCATCCGTTCTTACAAGGAGCATCCTGATAATCTTTTCCTGATAGCGGAAGTGGACGGAGCAGTGGTAGGTACTTTAAGCCTGAACCAGGCCCGTTTTCAGAAACAAAAACACATGGCCCTGCTGGGCATTGCCGTATTACATAAATACTGGAACATGGGCATCGGGCGCCGGTTGTTAACAGCCGCCATCCGTTGGGTGGAAGAACATCGGCACATTACCACTATACATTTTGAAGTATTGGCCACTAACGAAAGGGCCATTCAGTTATATCGCAATTTTAATTTTATTGAACACGGCCGCATACCACAGGGGCTTCAGCAAACGAATGGAAACTGGGTGGACCTGGTGGTGATGAGTAAACGGATCAAACATTAATACCTATGCAAACCTACCAGGGAACATATTCTTACGATTCTCCGGATAATATAAAACCCGCGGAAGTAACGGTGACTAACAAACGAATTGAGATCCATTTGAAAGATGCAGATGGTAACCCGCGCACTGTTTTCTGGTATTGGTATAATGTAGTGCTGGGAAAACAGCATACTTTACATCATACAGGCCTTCCCTTGCAAACCCTGTATGTCCCTTCTGATGAGTTCGCTTCGATAGTACAGCAACGCATTAAACGCAGGCCCTCTAACCCATTAATGGCCGTCGCCGGTATCGTTCTTTTTATCATTGCACTGATCGCCGCAGCCTGGTTCTGGCTATTACCGTATGCTGCCGGCCGTGTAGCCAATGCATTACCCATTGAGTATGAAGTGAAATTCGGTGAGCAGTCTTACAAAGCGATCATCAAAGATTTTAAGGTATTACCCCAACAAACGGAACTGGCTAACCAGTTCTATAAAGAACTGAATATATCTTCTGTTTACCCGGTGAAAATAACCGTGGTGGATAAAGCCGAAACGAATGCATTCGCCATACCGGGAGGGCACATTGTAGTGTTTAGCGGACTACTGCAACAAATGCAACATCCGGAAGAACTGGCGGCATTGCTGGCACATGAATATTCGCATGTTCAATTGCGGCATACCACCCGTTCCCTTGTACAAAGTGTA
This DNA window, taken from Chitinophaga niabensis, encodes the following:
- a CDS encoding porin family protein, whose amino-acid sequence is MVKILNKNVLLKSLIFVFTCLAPGMQANAQTFSDRVSGDIGRKVRFGFKIDPGVSIMRPQENGIERNGGKFYFSYGVMADFFLDESGNYAIASGLQISHMGSVLMYDAGKGLDKFKTAPTEYDLRLQYVEVPFALKLKTNTSSGIGIWGQFGGFAGFPVRARANVISGLQKFDKENVLRDITPINAGLLLGAGIEYPLTETLTGIVGFNFQNGFVDATKNGKWDDGKVNINSFILRLGVYF
- a CDS encoding NAD+ synthase; protein product: MNIFLAQQNYHIGNFEANTAKIITAIKAAEQQGADLVVFSELCVCGYPPRDFLEFEDFIAKSYAAIDEIKAHTTKTAVLVGAPHRNPVREGKDLFNAAWFLYEGEVKQIIHKTLLPTYDVFDEHRYFEPAYEWNVVPFKGKRLAVTVCEDIWNLGNNPLYRVCPMDRLMEQSPDVMLNLSASPFDYDHDESRKEIIRENVRKYRLPMYYCNTVGSQTEIVFDGGSLIFDGQGNIVKELPYFEEAMAGVDLDTLAKADLATAVPFHGTSDITALEFDHNIHRIHDAIVLGIKDYFGKMGFKQAILGSSGGIDSAVTLALAVTALGKDNVRAVAMPSPYSTEHSVDDAVALSKNLENPFDIIRINNIYETFLDTLDPFFHGLPFNVAEENTQSRIRGNLLMALSNKFGYILLNTSNKSELSTGYGTLYGDMAGGLSVLGDVYKMQVYALATYINRDKEIIPHNIIHKAPSAELRPNQKDSDSLPDYAVLDKILYQYIERRQGPREIIEQGFDAALVARTLKMVNTNEYKRNQFCPIIRVSSKAFGVGRRVPIVGKYLS
- the serS gene encoding serine--tRNA ligase, coding for MLQVQFIRQNKELVLERLGVKNFKEPGLVEEILALDDQRKKLTLEYDDTQAKVNSASKEIGKLMASGDKTAAEARKQEVAAFKQALGPISESLASVEKTLQDTLVKLPNLPGANVPVGKTPEDNVEVRGGGQKPVLAEGSVPHWDLAKKYDLIDFELGNKITGSGFPVYKNKGARLQRALISYFLDFNTAAGYIEMLPPYMVNEASAYGTGQLPDKEGQMYFVTEDNFYLIPTAEVPVTNIYRDEILKESDLPVKMTAYTPCFRREAGSYGKDVRGLNRLHQFEKVELVQLVKPDQSYTVLEEMVVHVEKLIQSLGLPYRILNLCGGDMGFTSAQTYDFEVYSAAQEKWLEVSSVSNFENYQTNRMKIRYKDENGKNQLLHSLNGSSLALPRILACLLENNQTPEGINIPEALQRYFGSDRISNG
- a CDS encoding GNAT family N-acetyltransferase; protein product: MQHFLPNGKKLVIRAPEVSDAQACLDCFLQLTQETDFLLYTHEEAKRFDLAAEEAFIRSYKEHPDNLFLIAEVDGAVVGTLSLNQARFQKQKHMALLGIAVLHKYWNMGIGRRLLTAAIRWVEEHRHITTIHFEVLATNERAIQLYRNFNFIEHGRIPQGLQQTNGNWVDLVVMSKRIKH
- a CDS encoding M48 family metallopeptidase; translation: MQTYQGTYSYDSPDNIKPAEVTVTNKRIEIHLKDADGNPRTVFWYWYNVVLGKQHTLHHTGLPLQTLYVPSDEFASIVQQRIKRRPSNPLMAVAGIVLFIIALIAAAWFWLLPYAAGRVANALPIEYEVKFGEQSYKAIIKDFKVLPQQTELANQFYKELNISSVYPVKITVVDKAETNAFAIPGGHIVVFSGLLQQMQHPEELAALLAHEYSHVQLRHTTRSLVQSVGTYAMISMVFGDVTGLGAVLVENAHTLKSLEYSRKLEKEADLNGLQLLQQRHINGEGYIWLFNTLKKDTGTGGVTSEWLSSHPDLDNRMKYVKSKLVGVATIPVSGPIQNIWKQLKADY